One region of Eupeodes corollae chromosome 1, idEupCoro1.1, whole genome shotgun sequence genomic DNA includes:
- the LOC129939766 gene encoding IQ and ubiquitin-like domain-containing protein, with the protein MTSSKECESHLSGCEDEVVEFENITVKLSISENQVVAQIYPNCMTIEEVKKDIARKFEVDPKLLTICQCEQVLSDDCKLYDAERNEYGIYELFLAINDSAGDMETAPAILNLDIYYNKSRLPDFITVHIPSEDTSDGNSKDIVVEIENQAITKPFIGGYRDKRTGIEYHDAFTLTGPNFQKFKSRDLASRITQTKELKMKLNDTTADQSTQSFGDASNIIFVSAATDFVIIPRKYQTYAQKMKREDRLAKIVLIQRNLRRFLFWRYIKRCAAEYRNIVADRLAVERKLNDIETKKRIYRENAIKNFPHTKEDFGLLYAHVEKWKQAEMKRIAKMYSGAPRLAEVNILLDKEIQLLNGIERQRTVVRKALKDFRENQLLQKMGEPIKWLGYKDKVIEMDLIRTQRVRFLAEVLKDLKKKMPIGERLTLLNSVDNILEDEQDFPQVAELHDLIEREKNLLIFTKHCDVTILRQRFLIIFLDLIKFNKEGKIPEPQKRMCDCCKKVKSISEFALRTRQSTVDTCQMCFSLKTSVTDNTVYKAILRSIQRDERKHRSLASYAFILQDDDVRFIVDKIWHRHSFLSKEDDINYLRLPRWIKSDDWSPWNCICLTETEARIHNTLNDLRTVYNEKMRLDIANRHLLAKNAFKKLQDVENDFVESGQWWEAGIKDKVV; encoded by the exons atgaCGTCATCTAAGGAATGCGAATCGCATCTTAGCGGTTGTGAAGATGAAgttgttgaatttgaaaatataaccgTAAAGCTAAGTATTTCTGAAAATCAAGTTGTTGCACAAATTTATCCAAATTGTATGACAattgaagaagttaaaaaagatattgCAAGAAAATTTGAAGTCGATCCGAAATTACTTACTATTTGTCAATGTGAACAAGTTCTTAGTGATGATTGTAAATTATATGATGCTGAACGAAATGAATATGGAATTTATGAACTTTTTTTGGCTATAAATGATAGTGCTGGAGATATGGAAACTGCTCCagcaattttgaatttggacATTTATTATAA CAAATCACGGCTACCTGATTTTATTACCGTACATATACCATCCGAAGATACAAGCGATGGCAATAGCAAAGATATTGTCGTAGAAATCGAAAACCAAGCAATCACAAAACCATTCATCGGTGGATATAGAGACAAACGAACCG GCATAGAATATCATGATGCGTTCACACTAACTGGCCCCAACTTCCAGAAGTTTAAATCCCGCGATCTAGCATCACGAATAACACAGACCAAGGAACTGAAAATGAAACTAAAT GATACAACAGCTGATCAATCAACGCAATCATTTGGAGATGCctccaatattatttttgtatctgcTGCAACAGACTTTGTAATCATTCCGAGGAAATATCAGACTTATGCGCAAAAGATGAAACGTGAAGATCGTCTGGCGAAAATTGTATTAATCCAGAGGAATTTACGAAGGTTTCTTTTTTGGCGTTATATCAAGCGATGTGCTGCAGAATATCG aaacatTGTCGCTGATCGTTTGGCAGTTGAACGTAAACTCAATGATATTGAAACCAAAAAACGTATCTACCGTGAAAATGCTATTAAAAATTTTCCCCATACCAAAGAAGACTTTGGTTTGTTATATGCTCATGTCGAGAAATGGAAACAAGCAGAG ATGAAACGAATTGCAAAGATGTATTCAGGTGCACCTAGGTTGGCAGaggttaatattttgttggataaGGAAATCCAATTACTGAACGGAATCGAAAGGCAGCGTACGGTTGTAAGGAAAGCTCTTAAGGATTTCCGGGAAAATCAGTTGTTACAGAAAATGGGTGAACCTATTAAGTGGTTGGGATACAAAG ATAAGGTCATTGAAATGGATCTCATACGCACCCAACGTGTAAGATTTTTAGCTGAAGTCTTAAAAgacctaaaaaagaaaatgcctATTGGAGAACGACTAACCCTTCTTAATTCTGTTGACAATATTTTAGAGGATGAACAAGATTTTCCACAAGTTGCGGAG TTGCACGACCTTATTGAGCGAGAAAAGAATCTCTTAATATTCACAAAACACTGCGATGTGACTATCTTGCGGCAACGTTTCCTCATAATCTTCTtggatttaataaaattcaacaaagaAGGCAAAATACCAG AACCTCAAAAACGTATGTGCGATTGTTGCAAAAAAGTCAAATCGATTTCGGAATTCGCTTTGAGGACCCGCCAGAGTACCGTCGATACCTGTCAAATGTGTTTTTCTCTGAAG acttcAGTTACTGATAATACAGTTTATAAGGCCATTCTGCGTTCGATTCAACGCGACGAACGCAAACACCGATCATTGGCTTCGTATGCTTTTATCCTTCAAGACGATGATGTTCGATTTATTGTCGATAAAATTTGGCATCGTCATTCGTTTCTTAGCAAAGAGGATGACATTAATTACTTAAG acTTCCGAGATGGATTAAGAGCGACGATTGGTCACCATGGAATTGTATATGTTTAACAGAGACCGAAGCAAGGATCCATAATACCTTGAATGATCTTAGAACGGTGTATAATGAGAAAATGAGGCTGGACATTGCGAATAGACATCTTTTGGCAAAGAATGCGTTTAAGAAACTCCAAGATgttgaaaatgattttgtcGAAAGTGGTCAGTGGTGGGAAGCTGGAATCAAGgataaagttgtttaa